From Malacoplasma iowae:
AAGTCTAATAGTGTAAATAGTTTTGAATATAATGTTTACTATAATGATCCAAATGGTGAAATAACAATTAAATTAACATTTAAAAACATTGATGGTGTTAGTGGAGATTTAGTATTTATTCAGAGATTTACTGGATTTGCAAAAGGTAATCAAGTAACAACAAATGACATATTATCTTTTAAAACTCAATCAAGATTAATGAGTGATAATCCAATATTTAAACAAACATTACCTAGTGAATTAGCTAGTAAATTAGAAAGTGATTCAACCAAAAAAGAAGAAATTAAAAAATATATTAGTTATTATTCTGGTGCATATGCAACAGCAATTGATAGCAATAAATTTAAACTTGAAGTTACAAGTGATGATATATATGGCTATCTAACTATAAAAATAATTTTTGATCAATCAGATATAACTGATAAAAATTCTTTACTTACATACACTGTAACTTATAATGGTTTTGCTACAGAATAAAATTCTTTTTACTAAATTTATAACTAGAACAAAAACAATAATTTGTTTTGAGTTCTAGTTTTTTATTTTCATAATTTAAAAAAAGTTTTTGTTATTAAATTATTTTTGTTTTTATTTATTTAATTTAATTTTTTCTATTTTTTTTAGTTCAAAAATGATTAATTTTATTTTTTATTAAGAACTATTGCTTTTTATTGTTATCATTGCAAATTTATGTATTATTAAAAATAAATAATTTAGTTAACTATTAACTAAAAAAAGAAAGGAAGGAATATATGATAATTAATAGTTTAGAATTAGATAGAAAAGATGGGAATGATAATCCTAGAAATCCTAAATACGTTTATAAAATAGATAAAAGAGATCCAAATTATGTATTTCAAAATGGATTTACCGCTTGAGGAAGTAATGATGATTTTTTTGCTTATGTAGCAGGATTTATAAATAATTATAAATTACCTGAATTTTTTAGAAGTTCATTAATTTCTGTATTTCCTACAATTGAAAATGCTTGTACTAATTTTATTAGTTCAGTTAAAACAAATTACAATGCAGAAAAATACTACTTATATAAAATTAGAGCAGATAATGAATACTACAGTACAACAAAAACAATGATGCATTATTTGCCCACATTAGTAAAAAACTCTGGTTCAAAAGATGAATCATTAAAATTTGCAGATAATGTTTTTAGATTGTTTACACATAATTTTCTGTGACAAAATGATTGATTTAAAATTGGTACTATATCAAATGAAAGTATTATTTCAGCAAGAGAAATTATTGTCACTGACTTAAATTGAGAATTAATGGGTAGAAGCACAGATGTTAAAGAAAATTATAAAAATATGATAATTGATGACAAAGAAATTTTTAATGTCTATTATGATATATGAAATACCACTGGAAATGTAAAACCATGGAATCCACCAGAACCAAATTTAAAAAAGTATCTTGAATCAGATTATGATGACCCAGATGCAGATGAGTTAACTGTTTACTATAAGAAAATGGAAAAACCAAAACCAGTACTTTATTTATCTAGATCTTATTGAAATTTGAATTCAATGCTTTCATCTGTAACACCAACTCCAAGTTTACAACAGCTAGAACTTGAAAGAGATGATTTAGAGCTTCCAAAAATTAGTGATTATAAAGAAGATCTTGAGGGATTCAACCACTGTAATGTTGCAAATGTTTTATATCAAGTTCATAATTGAGAATTAAATGATAGTGATTCAAGAATTAGAAAAGATCTTGATGACATTGAATTTTCAGACATTATATTTACAAATAAAAGTTTTACAAGAAAATATAAAGTTAATTTTCAAGTTCTAGATAATGGTGGTTCTTTTATTGGATTAAAACTTTTAAGTGATTCTAGATCTGAAGTAGAACTTTCAAAAAGTCCTACAAAACAATTAACTAGTTCATACTATGATGCTTTTTCTAGAATATCTTTTAGTGATTATAAGTATCCAGTAAGTGTATCTTTTGGACCAATTATTAATCAATTTAATTTAAATAGTACAAGATTAAGAATTGGTTCGTTAATTCAAAGTGTAAATGATGATTTTCAAAAATGAAACTATCAAATCTATGATGAAGTAAAAGATAGTGATGGTAATACTACAAGAGCACTTATAAAATTGTTACCAGTACATAAAAAATACCAAAATCTTGGATTGGTTGTTAGAAAAGAAAAATGAAATGACACAGATGATTATCCAATGTATCTTTTAAACTTAGAAGATGTAGCTAGTGATGATAGTTATGAAGAAATATTTTTATTAGTTTCAAGAAATGATACATCTTTAAAAATGTTACAAAAACAACCATCATTTGATGAACTTGTTGATCTTAACTTAAGATATGTAATCAAGGGAACATCATATTCTTTTGATATGTATGATAAAGGATCTTGAAGTTATTTTAGATGAGTATATAACCAATTCTTTTATGACTTAAGAAGAAAAAGAATTTATTGAATTGATAATAAATTAAATGTTTTTGCTTTATATAACAATAGAAATGAAAATGATAATTGAAATTGAGCTGAATGAAAAAGAATTTATAGCTTAGATATGGATAATGATGATCCAAGATATAAATGATATTTCATTTATAAAGAAGATATTGAAGACCATGAAGGTGTAAAAGAATCTAGATGAATTAGATCATATTACCATAATGATTGATTAAAAGTTGCAACAGGAACACATTTTGGAAAACTATTTACATCAAAATATGATGAAGAAAGTTATTCAGAAAAAACATTTTTAATTGATGGAAATATTTATATATAAGAAAGGAACAATAATTAATTATGAACAATCCAAATAGAAATAGTTATGGTGCACCTAGATTAGTTTATAGAATTGATTCAAGACCTCCAGAAATTGTATTTAGAGATGGATTTGTAGCTTGAGGAAGTAACACAGATTTTTTTAGACACATATTGGGAGTTATTCAAAACCCTTCACTACCT
This genomic window contains:
- a CDS encoding toxin subunit s1, with amino-acid sequence MIINSLELDRKDGNDNPRNPKYVYKIDKRDPNYVFQNGFTAWGSNDDFFAYVAGFINNYKLPEFFRSSLISVFPTIENACTNFISSVKTNYNAEKYYLYKIRADNEYYSTTKTMMHYLPTLVKNSGSKDESLKFADNVFRLFTHNFLWQNDWFKIGTISNESIISAREIIVTDLNWELMGRSTDVKENYKNMIIDDKEIFNVYYDIWNTTGNVKPWNPPEPNLKKYLESDYDDPDADELTVYYKKMEKPKPVLYLSRSYWNLNSMLSSVTPTPSLQQLELERDDLELPKISDYKEDLEGFNHCNVANVLYQVHNWELNDSDSRIRKDLDDIEFSDIIFTNKSFTRKYKVNFQVLDNGGSFIGLKLLSDSRSEVELSKSPTKQLTSSYYDAFSRISFSDYKYPVSVSFGPIINQFNLNSTRLRIGSLIQSVNDDFQKWNYQIYDEVKDSDGNTTRALIKLLPVHKKYQNLGLVVRKEKWNDTDDYPMYLLNLEDVASDDSYEEIFLLVSRNDTSLKMLQKQPSFDELVDLNLRYVIKGTSYSFDMYDKGSWSYFRWVYNQFFYDLRRKRIYWIDNKLNVFALYNNRNENDNWNWAEWKRIYSLDMDNDDPRYKWYFIYKEDIEDHEGVKESRWIRSYYHNDWLKVATGTHFGKLFTSKYDEESYSEKTFLIDGNIYI